Genomic segment of Panicum virgatum strain AP13 chromosome 2K, P.virgatum_v5, whole genome shotgun sequence:
ATTAATGGCTCTGTAGGAGCCCGCCAACTTAGGTTAGGCGTTATGCAAATCTCCTCAACTTGCAATCTCACCTTCTTAACTCTCCCATTTCAGATGAGATGAGTATCCGTTGTACAAACTCCTTATAACTTTACCTACTTAATCAATGTGAACACTAGCTATGTCTCCAAAAGTCTTGTTTAAGCGAAACTCAACAAATTCAAACTTGAATCGATGATCAAGTATAACTGGTATGCAATTTGAGTATGAGATTTTCCAATATTTCTCAAACTTCGTCTTCATTTTTGTCACCATAAATGCAATAATTTGGTTTTGACTTGATATTTTCTTGTTCAATACTTTTTTTTCACACTCTACATTTCATGAAAATAAAGATTAGAGGTAGGGTATTTTGAACCGGAAACAACATTGGTCACTTTTTCAAATACCTTTAACAAATTGCAAACTATTTTAGCTCTTTGTCATTCTTCAAGTGATGGGAAGTATATGCAGTTGTGGTCATGCCTTTCTAACTCATAAAAAGCTTAATTAAATGCAAAGCTAACTCCAACATATCACACATTGTGTTACAGTGTGTCGGCACATTTAGTGTAAGACGACTCCCACAATCTATGCCCATCACTACTATTACCTCCTCAAATTTCTCCTTTATAGATGTGGAATCCTTAATGTACTCCACGCTCTCTTTTATATCATTGATTATTCCATCAATCACTTCCAAACATTTTTTTACAATAAAATTAAGAACATGAGCTGCACAACGGACATGAAATAGATCTCCATTGCAATGCAACATAGATTTCGCTAAGAAATTACTTTCGCAACATAATAGAACCAACATTTTCAATTGATATCCAGTTTCAATTGGAATTAGTGTTTAACTTCAGCTATTAAACAAGAGTTACCAGAGAAAATGCAAGTGCGATCGCCATAATTACCTCAACCAACTCAAATCCTAGAAAATCCACGAAATGAAGGAAAACCAATTAATTAGAATGGAGGAGTTACCTATAAGGATTGATTTTTCTTTATTTCCCCTTTGAATTCGgtggaggatagagtggatttaGAGGCGGGAGGGAGAGTGCTATAGAGATCAAGTTGGGTGGGAGGGACAGGGGAAAGAAAcggaggaagaaaaagaggtGATCGATTATTGAGTtgagtcgcgccacgccgcatGACGCAACTCCCTGAAGGGTCACGCCACGTCGGACGGCCCAACTCACTGAAGAGTcacgccaaagcatgtggcgcgactcagccttgCCAGGTCAGCTAAGCTGCCAGTGTGGCAGGTTGGTTGCGCCAAAGCATATGGCGCGACTCTTCAGTGAGTCGCGCCACAAATTTTGACGTGACCAAAAGGGCTAGTTCTTAGAAATTTAGATCCAAACAAGTTATTATTAAAATTTTAGATTTAAAAGggttaaaatttaaaaaaaatctcagcacagagagagagagtaggagGGATTGTGCGGCCATCCCCTACGTTGTAGCCAAGATCATGTCAGCAAAGACATGCATATTGATGGGCATGGGCAAGAAGACACCAATTCTACGAAATGAGCAAGGACTGATCCAATTGGTGTGGGAGCGGGACTCACGGCGCCATCGAACATCTGGATGGCCTTGGCGGCCTCCTCGGCTGTGGCCATGGTGACGAAGGCAAAGCCGCAGCTCCGGTTGGTGACCTTGTCGTAGATTATAtgctgcagcagcagtagcagcagtagAGAACCATCATCAGCCACGATTGATCTTCAGAAACTGGCAACGGAGGTGGGTTTGGGGCGGGTACGGCGGCGGTACCTGCGCGTCATCGACCCTGCCGGCCTCGACGAAGGCCTCGGAGAGTTCCTCGGAGGTGAAGGTGTAGGGCAGGTTGCCGACGAAGAGCCGGCCGGGATCCTCGCCGCGCGTCGGCCGGCTCCGTGTCGACGAGTACGCGCGCGGGGCCTCGACCTCCGGCTCGCTCTCTCCCTCGTCGaagtactcctcctcttcctctccgtcCGACGAGAACGCCTCTCCGGTGACCGCGGCGGGGGGCGGGAGCAGGACGGGACGGCCGCGGGGCGACGcgaagaggaggcggaggccgagGTCGAGGCCGACTCGGTGGCGCTGCAGGCCCTGGAGCCGGACGCTAGGGAGCGGGACGGGGACGCCACTGGCCGCAGGCTGGTGCAGAGAGCGGAacgtagcggcggcggccatggccggcgaggaaGCGGGAGAACGGAGGAGCGAGAAGGCCGGAGAGGCAGCCAGCAAGTGAAGTGAGAGTGCAGCGGCGGTGGAGCCGAGcctcccctctcgccgccgaTCTATATATTCTATATAGATGCAACCACTAAGTGTCATAATTGTATTTCTCCCAATCCTCGTGCTGCCACGTCATCAATCCACTAAGTGCCATGTTGCTATATCATCAACCCACTAAGTGTCAtataatttctatttctctcagtCATGTTTTTCAATATGCTGCGGTTCATCAAAAGTATAAATAAAGAAGCCCAACagccaatttttttatttatcaattaaatattaCTCTATACAACATACATATGTTAAATCACCtccctttattttcttttattattgTCTCATGAACATTATTTTCatttatcaattaaatattagcctatctaatattaataaataaatccaCATTTGTTTCAAAAAGAAATACAATTAGTCTCCTATAGTATTTCTGTCTTCTAAAATTGATGCATCCCACTAGGAAACgttaacaaaaaagaaaaacaattagTCTCTTATTGTATTTCTGTCTTCTAAGATTGATGCATCCCACTAGAAAATGTTAATTTATATTTCTCCCAATCCCCATTGAGCCACCAACAATGGAAGAAGCACTCCTTCATCCACCTTACTATGTCTCTTCATTTCTCTCATGTGTTGTAACTTGATCATCCAAGCTGTCATTTCCTTAAGTCTCTCTATCTAACAAtacactaccaccaccacccccatCCACTTCTCATGATCTGTAGAACCCAATGCTCTATATATTTAGCTTAGTCGAAGCCATCGTAGCGTTACACACACTCTCGACTCCATTATTCCATTCGGTTCTGGTAGCTTCTTGCCTTCCCCATCTGTTTTGCTACTCTTAAATTTTGTTTTGCATCATTGTGGCATGCAGGAAGAGCACCGTGAAGGATTGTTCCAGGTCTCTTCTCTTCAATGTTACATATTTATTCATTATGTTCTGATATTGACACTATGTTTGGTTTCTCCTTAATATTTTACTATTTGATACAACTATATTTGTACAACTATATTTCCAATTATCAACATTTCACACACAACTGCATTCCTCACatttcatttaaaaaaaatatttgcataaatttcacTTAGCCAAAGAGTCGATACAAAGTCGAATCACT
This window contains:
- the LOC120694976 gene encoding RNA-binding protein CP33, chloroplastic-like; translated protein: MAAAATFRSLHQPAASGVPVPLPSVRLQGLQRHRVGLDLGLRLLFASPRGRPVLLPPPAAVTGEAFSSDGEEEEEYFDEGESEPEVEAPRAYSSTRSRPTRGEDPGRLFVGNLPYTFTSEELSEAFVEAGRVDDAQHIIYDKVTNRSCGFAFVTMATAEEAAKAIQMFDGAVRFELVEVIMAIALAFSLVTLV